In Pan troglodytes isolate AG18354 chromosome 20, NHGRI_mPanTro3-v2.0_pri, whole genome shotgun sequence, the genomic window GGGCCCAAGAGGGCTGGGCTCCTGTGCATGGGGGTTGGGGGCCGGCTTTAGGGTAGGAGGTCGTTTCTGTAGTGGACAGGGTGAACGGCGGAGGCCAGGTGGTGAGCCAGCTCCCCAGGCCTCGCGGCAGTCAGTTCACTCCAGAGGGTAGTGTGGTGGCCGTGGGCCCGCTGTACACACAGGAAGGGCTGTCCCATCTCCGTGGGTGATGGGGTAGGGGAGAGGTCCCTGGACGGACGTGTTGGCTCTAGGTCTCTCTGGAAAGATACTGACAGACTGGGAAGAGGCGTGGCCTAGATCTGGGGGTGGCCGAATGAAGAAACTGATGGGGACGAAGACTCCTGGGGGCCCCCGGGACCCTGGAGAGGGGTTAggggcctgggggacagagaacACAGCGCTGTCCCTGGAGACGGGGGAGAGGCTTGGACTACAGCCAGATCTAGGGACCTGCAGAATGCGGGAACAGGGGCGTGTCCTCTGGACCTGCTGGCAGGGTTTTCTCTTCTCGTGGTAACCGTGCGCAGCTCCCAAGATGGTGCAGAATCAGTGCCGCTGACTGGGAACTGGGGCTGGCTAGAGGTCTCCTAGCCTCACCTTCTCtatacatctgtaaaatgggccccTTCACCCTGtcccaccctcctccccaggTCGAGAGAGTCCCAGGCAGCCATGGGCTCGGGACGTGAAGTTCTCAGCAGACATTTCCCAAGCccctcctctccctgcagcctctcTTTTCATCCTCGCATCCACCCCAAAGGACTCAACCGTCATCATGACACCCTTTTAAGGACGAGGGAATTGGGAGGCAGGGAAGTCGACTCTTTTCCAGGGTCCCACAGTGGTGGTTTCAAGGCTTCTGGCTGAGAAGGGGCAGCTTAGGGGGCCTTGGAGCCCCGGGGCCTCCTGATGGCCTGTCCTACCCCATCCTGAGTGACAACCACCTCAGCTGGGGCCTACGGGTGCTGGGAGAGTGGACACCCAGCCCAAGCCACGTGAGCTGAGGCTGCTGCCCCGTCACATCACAGCCCCATCAAGGACAGAGCAGTCTTCAGGCCCCTGGTGAGGCGGTGGGCAGTGGGGCAGATAGACGGGTCCCAAGGGCCTGAGGATCCCCTCCTGCCCTTGCAGTGGCTGAAGGGCTTCTGGAGCCCAGAGCTGTCCATCTTTGAGGTGACATGGCACTGAGCAGGTGTGGGGCAGGTGGCCCTTGGCTTGTCTACCTGGATGGCTTTGACTCAGAGCCTGAGGTGGACACGTTGGTGGATGAAAAGTCCAAGGAAGATaggtgcagtggatcacgcctgtaatcccagcactttgggaggctgaggcgggcggatcatgaggtcaggagttcgagaccagcctcgccaacatgctgaaaccccatctctactaaaaatacaaaaaattagccaggcagggtggagggcacctgtaatcccagctacttgggaggctcaggcaggagaatggtgtgaacccgggaggcggaggctgcagtgagctgagatggtgccactgcactccagcctgggtgacagtgcgagactccgtctcaaaaaaaaaaaaaaaaaaaaaaaaaaaaactgaggaagaCGACAAGGAGGGTGGCGGGGGGCAAGGAGAAGGTGGGAGGGCAGTGATGGAGGAGTGGGGTCTGGGGGCCCCGCCCAGGGGTTACTGGTGTCTCGGCTGCAGATACCAGGCTGAGGAGGTGAGGGGGAACCCCGAAGTGGAttcagagaatggagaaaagaggAGGAGGTAAGGATTGAGACAAGGTGGACTGCGTGAAGGAGGTCCCTGGGTTCTTGCTCACAGGATGTCTGTGTATCCAGGAGGATGAGGGAGACGGTGAGTGTTGTTCTGGGAGGGGACCGAGAGGTTCAAGGTAGGGCCTTGTGGGCTACTGGGAGAACAGGATCTTCATCCAGAGGGCCATGGGAAGCCAGGCAGGAGAGGGGAACAATCAGAAGAGAccctggcagggcgtggtggctcacacttataatcccagtactttgggaggccaaggtgggttgatcacctgaggtcaggagttcgagaccagcctggccaacatgttgaaacctcgtcgctactaaaaatacaaaaagttagccggggtggtggcaggcgcctgtaatcccagctacttggaggctgaggcaggagaatcatttgaacccagacggcggaggttgcagtgagagctgagagtgtaccattgcactccagcctggcactgccattgcactccggcgagactctgtctccaaaaataaataaataaataaataaaataaaaacaggaagaagagactgttttctgttttcagtctTGGGGTAAGGGCAGGTTGGGGGAGAGTAGGGGGTGGGCTAGGGGACCCTGGGGCTGGCGAGATGAGGATAGAAGGGAGAGGGATCATGGAGGTAAAACCAGCTTCCAAGGGATGGCTGTGGATATCACCTGGGACTTCATACCTGGGAGGCTGGCTTCAGGGGTGAGGAGAAAGACCAGGCCATGGAGGGCTGGCCTTGACCCACCCCACTCCTCAGAGCTGGGACATGGTGGAAATTGGTCTGGCAGACAGCAAGGAGGATGAAGACCTGAGTCCCCAGCCTGCCTCCCCAATCCCAAAGGATTCTTCCCCTTAAGTCAGTATGGGGTTCAGGGTCTGGGGGTCTTCAGGCCATCCTGGCCAGTCCCTGCACTTTCTCAGGACCAGCCTCCCAGCCTGTCCCCGAAGCTCctgggattttttctttttttgtctcccaggctggggttgCAATGgtgtgatgatggctcactgcagccttgaactgctgtgctcgtgattctcctgcctcagcctcccaggtagccaccacggctatttttttttcttttttttttttttaagacagaatttcagtctatcacccaggctggagtgcagggtcttgatctcagctcactgcaacctccatcccacggggttcaagcgattctcctgcctcaggctcccgagtagctgggattataggtgcccaccaccatgcccgactaattttcatatttttagtagagatggggtttcaccatgttggccaggctagtctccaactcctgacctcaagtgatccacccacttcggcctcccaaagtgctaggattacaagcatgagccaccacgcccagcgatgcctggctattttttgtattttttttggtggggggggggggtagaGATGCgatcttgctaggttgcccaagctggtctcgaactcctggcctgaggcgcccctcctgcctcagcttcctaaagcaCTGAGAATGCAGACATGAGTCACCTCTCCTGGTTATGggattgctttttaattttctttatttttgagatggagttccactcatattgcccaggctggagtgcaatagcacaatctcagctcactgcaacttccacctcccagcttcaagtgattctcctgcctcagcctcccaagtagctgggattacaggtgtgcgccaccacacctggctaattttttgtgtttagtagagatggggttttaccatgtaagtcaggctggtctcgaactcctgacctcaggtgctccacctgccccagcctcccaaagtgctgggattacaggcgtgagccactgtgccgggccgggacttcttaaaagaaaactggagggcgggcgtggtggctcacgcctgtttaattccagcactttgggagtctgaggcgggcggatcatgaggtcaggagatcgagaccatcctggctaacgcggtgaaaccccatctctattaaaaatacaaaaaattagtcgggcatagtggtgggcgcctgtagcctcagctacttgggaggctgaagcaggagaatggcgtgaacccaggaggtggagcttgcagtgagacgagattgcgccactgcactccggcctgggagacagagcaagactgtctcaaaaaaaagaaaagaaaactgtagagTCCCCATCCCATTTGGTTTCTGGACAAGGGAGAACGCTCCCACAGTGGGTACTGGGGACCTCAACCACAGCTGGAGGTGGGGACCTGGGTCCCAGGATTGGGGTGATGGGAAGATAGGACACAGGTGGGCTGTGAGGCCTGCACCTGTGGACCCAGGTGGTCCTCCCAAGATGTGATCGCTCCATGACTGCTGGGCTCGAGCCCACTATGCTTTGGATGGGCAAGGGATGGGAACACAGCATAGGCTGGCTCATGGCGCCTTCTTTATTGTCCACCCCAGCCCCCCTTCCCTGCAGCCCCCTCCAAATGACAAAACTACCCACATCCCATGGCCCACCCCCAAAGCGGCGGGATTCAGAGCTGCGAGAACACTGGAAGCTCCCCCTCTGACAGCAGTGGCGACACCTTGGGTGCAAGCGGGGCCGGATCTGGGTGGGGCAGAGGAGGGGGGCGCCTGAGCCTCAGCGCCTTGGGCCCCCGCCCCCCTCTCCACCCGCGCATTCCTCGGCCTTACCCGCGGGGGCGTCGGGGCGCGGCGGCCCGGGCGCGGGGGCCGCGGGGGCGCCGGGGCGGTGGTCCTCCAGGTGCAGGGTCATGGCGGGCCgcgaggccgtggagaaggcgcacTGCATGCACGAGTAGCGGCCGCGTGTGTGCTCCCACACGATGCGGCTCGGGGCCGCGTGCCCTGCGGGCAGGCGGGACCCCGTCAGTCCCGGGCTCCCCCAGCCCAGAAGACCCGAGCGCCAAGGATGGAGGACGCCGgcgagggtgggtgggtgggtgagacTTTTTCCCGCCCCCCATCAGCTTCCGGGCGCCTAGTTCAGTTTCTCCCGGGTCTGTCTGCCCCTAGAGTTGGGGGCACTCAACTTGGCTTCTCCGCGTCCCCTACTATCATCCCCAGATTCACTGTTGGGGAGAAGCCCGCTCCGAGGTGAACGGTGAAAGGGGCGCAAGGTTTATACGGGAACGCCGGCGCAGATGAAGGCACAGGTGCCAGTCATTTTTAAGGCAAAAATCCTGTATTTCGGGACGGTGGCATTTGTGCCCCCTGGGAAGGGGATGGGCACTGCTGCCTCCTGGTATCCACCGGACCCCGCAGGGCGCAGGAAAGAAAgcccctccacccctccctgGTGGTCACCTGCACGCACCTGAGGGCGCGTCGGAGCCGCCCTGGGGTCTTCGGGGGCTGCTGCCAGCACCTGCGGTAAAGGGGCGGGTCAAGTTCAGAGTCAGGGCGAGCCCAGCCCGCCCTCCTGGAGGCCCCCAACCCCACACTCACCTTGGCTCTTTTTCCAGACGGCGGCGCTGGAAGCCGGCGGCCCGGGTGCAGCCGCCAGGAAGGGGCGCAGGCGCGGGGGGCTTAGGCCAAAGGGCGCAGGGTTCAAGTAGGGCAGGAACGGTCCggtgggggcaggggcgggggtcgtGAACGGTTCCAGCAGCGGGAACGGCAGGCCCGGCGCTGATGCGGGGTCAACCTCCGGGGGGCGCTCCGGCGCGGGCGGCTCTCGGTCCAGGGCCGGGGGTGGCGGCGGGGCTGGGCTCTGCGCATGCTCCGCGCAAACATGCAGGTGCTTGAAGAGCGAGCGGTGCGTGCGGAAGCGCAGGAGGCAGTTCTCACACCTGGAGGTGGgcagagggctgggctgggctgggcctccAGGGGGACCAGGGAGAGTGTCCTGTGCAATGCCACCCGCCCTTCGAGCGTGGGAACCGAGCCTGGGCACTAATCACGTCCCCGCTCCTGTACAACTGTGGCAGCGACCCTTCCTGACCACTTCGGGTGGGAACCTGGGGAAACCCGTAAAGAAGTCTCAATTTTAAGTTAGGCGGCCGGTTTTCCACTTGGGAGGTAAAGCCTGGCTGGGTGGGGCCACGCCCACGTATGCCCCGCCCCATCCAGGGAGTTGAGGGCGGGGCTTCCCCAAAGGCCCACCCACATCAAGTCCCGCCCTCCACCACCCTGaccaggaagggaggaaggcctGGAGCCCACACACAGGGTGAGGCTAGGGCAGGGCGGAGCTCAAGAGGTCAGGGTCTCACTTGAAGTAGCGATTGGGTTTGTAGTGCAGTTTGCTGTGAGCCACCAGCTCCTGCATGCTGGGGAAGGTCTCGGTGCAGCTCAGGGCTGAGCAGCGGAAGAGCTTGCCTGGTAGGAATGAAGGACAGAGAAGTGGAGACAGGTGGCCAAGGCTGGTTCCGAGGGGCTCCGCCTGTTTCCCACCCTAACCTGCCTCCCCATTACCGGTCCTGGCCCTACCTTCCAGGGACTGTGTGGGGGGGCAGTGGGTTCGCAGATGCTGTGCCAGGTCACGGAcgctgggaaaactgaggcagcaGCCAGGGCTGGAGCAAGGGATTTGCTTCCCTGCAGGACGCACAGAACAGTGGTCACTGGTCCCTTCCTCACTAGTGCTGTCCCTGACCCCAGGGTTCTGCCCCAGAGAAGCAAATATGATGTGCTGGGGCCTTTACTCTCTGCCTACCACAACAGACTGGTCTGCCACAGTGCAGGGGCTGGACTGGCCGGGCTCACCATTGGAGCCACAGCCTGGCATCCACCGGCTGCTCCGTAAAATGATGAGTGGCATCCCTCTAGAAAGGCCCTGAGGTTAGAGATTCTCTACGTCTCGCTTCTATTGTTTCAGGGACTGTGATTCCCCAGAAGACCCCATCACAGATCACCTGGAGGTGGGCGTCGTCTGGGAGGCCGCAGGTCCTCGCTGGTCCCGGAAACTATGCTGGTCAGGCCAGGGCTGGGTCCGGGGCCAGGCTGGCAGCtgtctggggctggggaggagcccTGCTGCATCCCTCCAGCCCCTCCACGTTCCCACACTGGCGGTGTGGCTGCCTGCTCAGGGCCTGGCTCCTCCGACatggaggaggagggggctgcAGCTGGCACAGCCGGGGACAACACCTCCTTGTCGGTCTCACTGGAGCTGGGCTCTGCAGTGGCCAGCATGTCCGGGATGGGTCCTGAGGGTTTCTCCTCCTGGTGGAAGGAAGAGGCGCAGAGAACCCTTCTGGGCTCTGGGTCAACCCAGTCGGCCCCCATTCTAAGGAATCACCAGCAGGAGAGGATAGGGGTATACGTAAGGGTGGactaagctttttctttttataaagatggggtctcgccatgttgccctcgctggtcttgaacccctggtctcaagtgatcctcctgcctcagcctcccaaagtgctgggattagagtcgtcagccactgcactggcccgGATTGAGCTCCTTATGCATATGGGAGAAACATTTGCTCTCCGCAACTAGGATAGGTGGGAGCCCCAGTATGCACACAAGCGTGGCCTAGAGGGAGTGGGCGGGGCCAAGGCTACGGAGGCGGGGCTATGGGCAGGCATGGACTGGGAAGATGCTAGAGGAGCTAGACATGGATTGTCTGAGGACCGAGACCGGCCGGCCTCGAGCAGTGTGGACAGTCTTGGAGGTGCTGGGGGCCCGGATGTAAGAAGTTTAGGGGCGGAGTCCTAGCCTGACGGGCGTGGTCCATTCCGGGCCGGGCCCGGAAGTAGGGCGCTCTCCGAGTGACAGCCAGCGGCGGACGGGTGCCCGGATGTGGGGGCGGGGTCGGCCGGAGGCTGTAGGCGCGACAGGGCCGCTCCCCGCCAGTCCCCGCAGCTCCGCCGCGCCCGCGACCCCGGTGCCGCGCTCACCATCTTCGACACGGCTCGGCCTCTTGTTTCTGCGGCTCCGGCGGCTGCAGCTTAGGCGGCGGCCACCCTCTGGGCAGTGCGAGCTCGCGCTCCCGTCAGCGCCATTTTCCGCCTCTCAGCTCTCGCGAGTCTGGGGGCGGGGCCTGCGCAGGGCGCTCGGAGAGGGGGCGGGGCCTGAGGGCAGAGTCATCCTGGAGCGCAGGTCGGACGCTGGTGCAATCTTGCTATCCCCGGGCAGTCAGCGCGCACTTCAGCAGACTCCGTGCACGGAGATCCGGGATGACCTCGCTGTCCTAGTCTTCAAAGTGGGCACCTTCATCCCTCTAGTCTTGTCCCAAGATCAGCCCTGGACAGGCGATAAACAGCAgttcttctttctttatattttttatttttttgagacggagtttcgttcttgttgcccaggctggagtgtaatggcgcgatctcggctcactgcaacctccgcctcctgggttcaagcgattcttctgcctcagcctcccaagtggctgggattacgggcgcccaccaccacgtctggctaattttttgtatttttagtagagactgggttttaccatgttgtccaggctggtcgtgaactcctgacctcaggtgatccacccccctcggcctcccaaagtactgggattacaggcgtgagccaccgcgcccggccagttctttattttttatagtgttgagacagggtcttgctctatcgcccaggctggagtgcagtgatgcgatcatagctcgctacagccttgacctcctgggttcaggcgatcctcccatctcagcctcccgagtagctgggattactggcgtgcgccaccgtgcccagctaatttttaaattctttttagagacaaggtctctctgtgtgttgcccaggccggtctcaaactcctgggctcaagcgatcctcccgccttggcctcccaagtgttaggattgcaggcgtgagccacctcacctccCCTTgcactcacattttaaaatggggaaaCAGCATCGCTCGAGCCAGGgacgtcgaggctgcagtgagcgtgatggcaccactgcactcctgcctggtcGAAaaagcgagacccccatctctaaaagttaaataaaaatgggGAAATAGACAGTAAATCAACAAGTGCAAAAACaatcttttgttctattcagagcAATGAAGCAAACAATGAAATGTCGAAGTGATGGGTCAGGGAAGCCACTCTGAGGAGGTGACTTCGGAGCTGTCTCCAGATGATCAAGGAGTGAGCTGGTGGA contains:
- the ZNF414 gene encoding zinc finger protein 414, with product MEEKPSGPIPDMLATAEPSSSETDKEVLSPAVPAAAPSSSMSEEPGPEQAATPPVWERGGAGGMQQGSSPAPDSCQPGPGPSPGLTSIVSGTSEDLRPPRRRPPPGKQIPCSSPGCCLSFPSVRDLAQHLRTHCPPTQSLEGKLFRCSALSCTETFPSMQELVAHSKLHYKPNRYFKCENCLLRFRTHRSLFKHLHVCAEHAQSPAPPPPPALDREPPAPERPPEVDPASAPGLPFPLLEPFTTPAPAPTGPFLPYLNPAPFGLSPPRLRPFLAAAPGPPASSAAVWKKSQGAGSSPRRPQGGSDAPSGHAAPSRIVWEHTRGRYSCMQCAFSTASRPAMTLHLEDHRPGAPAAPAPGPPRPDAPADPAPLAPKVSPLLSEGELPVFSQL